DNA from Candidatus Baltobacteraceae bacterium:
AAGTATACGAACGGCCTCGTGTACACGGGCGCTCCGTCGCCGCTGCTGGCCACGAGCGGGCTGGGGTACAGCCTCGTCAACCAACAGCTCCGCGATAACATCATCAACCTGCATTTCCACATCCAGAAGAAGAACGGCGGGCCGCCCGACGACGTTCAGTTGTTCTGGATGACCAGTGAAAACCACAACGACTACTTCAGCTCGACGGACGACTTCGGCGCCAACGTCGTCGACGCGATCTACGGTCCGATGTACTGGGACGATACCTACGGCTACAACGGCGCGCCGATGCAGCCGTATAACTCCGCCAACCGGTTCGAGTATTTCTTCCCGCAGAGCCAGCAGCACGCGTTCCAGTCGCTGCTGCCGACGTCGCTGCGCGACCCCAACGAGAACGGGGTGTCGGTTTCAAAGCTGCAATACCAGCACGTCTTTTCGCCTAGTGAGTTCCTGCGAGTCTACGGATACTCGCTCTATTCGACGTGGAACATCAACGGGTACAACGCGACGGCCCAACCGTACTACGGCTGGGAGCTGCCGTACTTCTTGCCCGACCACGTCTACGGCTTCAATCTCAGCTACGAAAACCAGATCAGCTCGCAGCACCTGCTTACCGCCAGCGGATCGTATACGTACTCGAATCCGTCGCGCTACGACGTCACGTACTACCCGTCGGGTTGGCCGGTGACGAATTTAGTCGGAAAGAACAACGACTGCTACGATCCGTCGTCGGGTGCTCAGATCGGGTGTTACGCCGGATTATCGATCCACTCCGGGAGCAATCCCTACACCGATTCCAGCGGTACGACGACGAATCCAACCCCGACGTTGGGCTACAACTGTCAAACGAATCCAGGGACGCCGGCCTGCGCCGCGGGCGCGCAATGGCTGGTGACGGACACGTCGTTTCACGGCGCGCTCAACCAGGTGCGTACGGCGTTCTCCGGCTATTCCATCGGCGATCAGTGGCGTCCGGGAGACAAGTGGAACGTCAACCTCGGTTTGCGTTTGGAAGACTTCCAGTTCATGTTCGGCGACACGCAGCTCAACGATCCAGCGCGTCAGTTCTGGTTCACGAAATATAACCAAGAGTTCTGCTTCGCGCCGAACGTCAATAACAACAAACCGATTCTGCGCAACAATAACGGTTTGGGACTCTGCCCGACCGGTACGAATCCGCTCGCCGTTCAGCCTCAAGATCCGGCAAATACGAGCACCTCGATTTATGGTCCGCTCGTTAACGCAGACGGCGGGCAGTATACCGCGGCGCGGTTCGAGCCGCGTATGGGCCTGACGTACACCGTCGATCCGCTCAGCGTGCTTCGCGCGTCGTTCGGCATCTACGCGCGGCCGCCGAACTCGTCGTGGGTGCAATACAATACGCTCGAGCAGAATCTGCCGGCGTATCTCGGCAGCCATTTCTACGGCTTCGGCTTCAACTCGCCCAACCACATCATCAGGCCCGACACGTCGTACAACTACGACATGTCGTGGGAGCACCGGTTCAAGAACTCGCAGTGGAGCTTTAAGATCAGCCCGTTCTATCGCAGCACGCGCGATCAGCTCCAGAACTTCTTTATCGATCCGCAAGGCGGCCTGGAGTCGGGTCTCAACGTCGGTCAGCAAGTGACCGACGGCGTCGAAGCGGCGGTACAAGTCGGCGACTTCTCCCGCGACGGTTTGAGCGGACAGCTGGCGTTCACGTTCACGCACAGTCAAATTCGCTATGAGAACTTCAGCAACAGCACGCAGAACGTCATCAATCAGCTCAACAACTACATTCAGCAATATAACGCGTACACAGGCGCGTGCGCTCCGGGCGGCAAGTTTTACGGAAAATCGCAGTATGGACAGGCGTTGTGCGGGGCCACCGTTAGCGGGGCGGCTTCATCGCCGTGCTACTCCACCTCGCTGACTTCGGGCTACGGGCCCGGAGCGGCGTGCACGGCTGCCGGCGTCGTGAAGAACCCGTACTACGGTCAAGCGGGACAAAATCTGTTCAACCCGACGGCGTGGTACACGACCTACGACATCATCCCCGGTCCGGTTTCAGCGGAGAACGGTTACGCGGTACCCTACGTCACGTCGATGATCCTCAACTACAAGCACCAGAAGTTCACGATTACGAACTCCTATAGCTTCTCGTCCGGCTCGACGTACGGCGGCCCCGCAGCGTGGCCTGGATACGCGCCCGACTCCTGCAACCAGCCGCACAGCAAGTGGATTGCCGCACACGGTCAGGCTGCCGATCCGGCGGCGTGCACCGGACTGCTGTTCATTCCGGACTCCTTCAGCGGCGTCTTCGACAACCTCGGATCGTTTAGCGAGCCGTGGCGGTTGCAGATGGGCATCGCGCTGCAGTACGACGTGAGCCCGAAGGTCACGGCGCGACTGAACTTCACGAACATCCTGGACGTCTGCGGCCAACGCGGCTATAAGTGGGACAACCCCAACGTCTGCGTGTACTCGGCACCGCCGACCGGTTTCTTCTATCCGGCCGGCAACTGGTATCCGAACCACGCGTCGGCCGTGCCGCCGCCGCAGATGCAATACCCGTACGACTTTTTTTTCAACGGAGCGAATACGGGCTTCTTGGGCGTAACGCAACCGCTCCAGATCACGGGATCGCTTCAGATCAAACTCTGATGCGAGTTTTAGCACCAACTACTTACTAATAGGTAGCCGAGGCTAGACAATCCTTATCTCCCATTAAGGGAGGACCCGCCGGTCCAGGGCGGATCGGGCGCGGCTGTGTTGCGCGATTCCGTGGCGGCCCATTGGGACGCGTGGGTGTCGGGCGCGCCTGGCATGTGGCTATAAAGGGGGCTGGAGAAGGTGCATGTTCGGGCTTTAGTTTTAGTTTTAGTTTTTGTTTTCATGCTAAGCGTCGCAAATACTGAGGCCTGCGGCTCGCCTAAGATCGCCGCCGGAACAATACCGGCCGTAAAATGTATCTATAAGTTAATGAAGTCAGCCCCAAGTTTCCAATCCATTGGCGTGTACGCAATTGATGGTTATGAGTCTGCAATCGAATACACGTTCCGAGGTAGGAATGGTACAGCGACTTCCGACCTCGTCCTTTTTGATCATGGAGGAGGCAGATCGATTTGGTACATTCCAGTCTTCCATGAGAGTACCGAATCGTCAAACCTCGATGATAAACTCATAGAAAAACTGAATCTGAATTCACATTGCCCCGTTTCCCCGGGGTTCGTGGATGCATCGCGCACGCCGAAACCGCGCGAGGCTTGGCACCGAGTAAACTGGCCATAGGCATGCTGCGCACCGATGATGGCTCAGCTGGGCTGCTACTGACGGCCAGTCCCCGGAGCGGTCGCATCGGAATTGACGAGTGACGTGAGGACGTGGTCGCGCCACCCGCCTGCGATATAGAGATAGTCGCGAGCGACACCCTCGACCGTAAATCCCAAGCGTCGCAGTAGCGCGGCGCTGCGCTGATTGTGCGGCATATACGCGGCCATGATGCGGTGCAGGTTCAACACGTCGAAAGCGAACTCGATGCCGGCGGTCGCGGCTTCGGTCATGTAACCTTGACCTTGCATCCGGCGATCGAGCTTATAACCCATAGTGCACGCTTCGAAGACGCCGTGAATGACGTTGGTGAGATTGAGCCATCCGAGTATTGGGCTGTCGGCATCCGGCGACGCGGGGAAGATGGCGAAGGAGAAGCCGGTGCCCGAACGCGCGTGGCTAACAGCACGTTCGCGATACGCGCGTAAGCCCTGGACGTCGCTGGACGTCGAAACGAGGATGGGCTCCCAGGGAGCCAAAAACTCGGCGTTCTCGGCGTTAAATCGCGCGCAGCGCTTCGCGTCGTCGGGTCCGGCGATTTGCAGCGTCAGCCGGCTGGTTTTAAGAACCGGCAGTTCACCGACGACGTCGTACTGCATGGAGAAGGTGTTTACGCCGGACGCTGAGGTTCCTTGAGCTGCGTGAGCAGGCGCGCGAGCTGCGGTTGATCGGGATTGATGACTTTCGCGCGATACGCGTACTCGGCCGCGTGCTTAATGTCTCCCGCCTCGTAGGCGGATTCAGCCAGCCGCTCCAGCACGACGGCGAAGCGATTTTCGAGCGCAGTCGTCTGCGAGGCAAACCACGGTTCGGGCGGATCGTCCTCGAGCAGGCGCCCGGCGTAGATCTTTTCGGCCGCTTCGTAGTGGTTCGCGGCATCGGCGAGATCGCCACGTTCGTACGACGAGTCGCCGGCCATCGAGTACGCGGTAAAGCGGCCGACGTCGGTAACGACGTTGGAGAGATCGACGACGACGGCATTATCGGCAGCACGGAAATAGCGCTCGACGCGCGCGTAGCCGACCGCGCCCGCGAGCGCCTTACGGATGTTGCTGCACGCGGTGCGCACGCTTTGCATCGCGAGCTGGCGATTCGTTCCGGGCCAAAAGAGCGTTGCGAGCTCCTGACGCGTCGCCGTCGCGCCGGGCCGCAGCAGAAGATACTTGACGATTTGCTGGTCGCGGCGGCGCACCCACTCGACGTTGCGGCCCGCGATGGCGACGCTGAAGCGTCCCAGCATCCGCACGACCATCGGCACCGACGTATCGACGCCCTTCGTCGGGACGGCCCGCGCCTGTTGCACGGCTCGCAGCGGACGTACGCCGCTCCCGTCGTTAATCACGAACAGCCCTTGGGCTTCGAGGCGGCGTAGGGCGTCGGGATCGTTGATCCCGATGCCGTTGATGAGGCTCATGACGAGTGCGCGGTCGCGATCGTCGGCCCGCTGCGCGTCGGCGGTCACGAAGTCGAGAAAGACCTCGCCGTAGGCATTGCGCCAGTGGTCGTAGGCGTCGTGCAATGAGCGCTCGTCCTCGACCGCGGCGCGGATGGCACCGCTGACGACGATCGCCCAACCGTCGCTCTCTTCGAGTAGGCGCGCGACGTCGGCATGGCTCGACGAGACGCCGCAGGCGTCGGCAAAGAAGCCGACCTCGTTACGATCGAAGGCGAGGCGGCGGGCGTCGCACAGCGCGCCCGTCCCCTGGGCCACCCACTTGCTGGCCTGGACGACGTCGCGCGAACGGGAGCCATAGATCAGCGACACGCCTTCGGGGACGTTCTCAACCAGCTTGAGGAGCATTTCGATGGTCTCGGGGGCGCCGCTACCGACGTCGTCGATTACGAAATCGAACGGCTTGGCCGCGGCGATCTGGCGGAGCGCCACCAGCAGCTCGATGTACGTCGTGGGCGGCTTGCGTAAACCGAGGCCGGCGCCGGCGGCGGCAAAGAATGTCTCCGGCGTCGCGTTGGGATCGAGCGCGCAGTACGCGCCCGGCTTTTCGCTGTTTTCGAGATATTGCAACAGCAAGGTGGTTTTGCCCATGCCCGCGGGCGCGACGATCATGCGCAGCGGCAATCCGTCCTGCGTCGAGATCCAGCGCTCTAAACGGGCGCGGCGCAGCGTCTTCGGAGCCAGCCGAGCTGAAGCGGGGGCGAGTAGCATCATCGCGTCCTTTCATGGCCGCGCGGTCCGGCGCCCTGCGGGGGCAAGTAAAGGAATCATTCGCTCTTCTGGCTAATTAGCACAAACAAACATTTGCGCTACTATAACCCGGATTGGAGAAGGCGTGAAAAAGCGTGGAAATTCGAGTAAACGCAGTGCCGAAACGGGCAAAACCGATGGCCGCTTCCGCGACTCCACGCCCATCGATCCAACCGTCGCGGACTTCGCGGTGCACGTCGCCATGGAACTGCGGCGCGCCCCGCGGACGGTTCACGAGTACTCGCGCGACGTCGAGATTTTCGGCGCATTCCTGAGCGGACGCGACGCCGCCGACGAGGACGGCGAGCCGTTTCGCGGACCGTTCGGCAGCGTCTTTGCGAAGGCCGACGCATCCTCGCTGCGGCGGTTTATCATCGAGCTGACCCGCCAGCGGTACAGCGCCGCCGGCATCCGCCGCAAGTTGGCCGTCCTGCGGGGCTTTTTCGGGTTCCTCAAACGCGAGGGCAAACGCGGCGACAACCCGGCCTTGGAGATCGCGAACATCAAGCTACCGCAGCGCCTTCCTAAGGCGCTCGACGTCTCGGAAGTCCTGCGGCTGATCGCGACGCGCCCGCCAGCCGGCGAGCCCGAGGAGCGCTGGCGTCGCGACGTGGCGATTCTCGAGCTGCTCTACGCCAGCGGCATCCGGCGCGCCGAGCTCGTGAGCATCAACGTCGCGGACGTGAGCTTCGAGGATCGGACGATCCGCGTCATCGGCAAGGGCAACAAAGAGCGGATCGTCTTTTTCAACGAGGCGACGGAACGGGCGCTCCAGGCGTACCTTGCGGTGCGTCCCCGATGTGCCGACGGCGCGCTCTTCGTCAGCCGCCAGAACCGGCGTCTGAGCTACCAGCAAGCCGGCAAGGTCTTCGCGACCTACGTGAAGCTGAGCGGCCTGGAAGGCAAGATCACGCCGCACACGATGCGCCATTCGGTGGCGACGCATCTGCATAAGGACGGCGTCGATCTGATGACGATCAAGGACTTTCTGGGGCACGAAAGCATCCAGACCACGCAGATCTACGCCAAAATGACGCTCGAACACGTCCGTAAGGCGTACCGGGAGCACCATCCGCGCGACCGCGCCGGGAAAGACCGTTCGTAGTCCTTCACGAAGGGGCACTCGTGGGCTCCGAAGTGCAATCTGCGCACCCGAATCGGCCGCCCTGGTTTTGGCTGCCGGTCCTCGGTCTCGTAGCGTTGTTGGTGTCGTTTATGATTGCCAACAATGCGCGTTCGCGCGTCTCGCAAAACGATCGAGAGTTTCGCTCGGCTCAGGAAGTGCGTTTGCACGAAATCGAAACGCACATCGACGACTACTTCGGCAAAGCCATCCAACTCGTCGAAACGGGCGCCCAGACCCTAGGGCCCGTCGTCGACGATTCGGCGCGAGTGCGACAACTCGTCCAGGAGCTCTTCCGCTCGCGCAGCACTCACCAGATTTACGGCGTCGGTGCCTATTACGCGCCCGGCGCTTTTTCAACGGCGAATCCCGACGGTCTGTTTTCGATCTACTATTCGGCGGCGCGCAACGGCAACACCGTCGAGCATCTGCACGACCCCAACGTCGTTCCGCCCTATACGTCGTACGACTGGTACCGTCGCGCGGTGAGAACGCCCAGCGGGCCGCGTTTTTCGGGGCCCTATTGGGAGGGCGGGCGCGACTACATCAGCACCGTACAAGCGCTGCGGCGCGACGGGAAGGTCGTCGGCGTGATGGCGGTCGATGCGCTAACGCAGACCTTCCGCCAAGAGAACATGGCCAGTCTGCTCGGTCCGGGCGACATCGCGTGGATCGAGAGCAGCGAAGGCCACGACAAGGTACTGGTGACGACGGCACCCCTTCCGACCGATGGCGATTGGATCGGGAACACCATCCTGCTGCACTACACGCACGCCCACATTCACATTTGGAGCAATGCCGCAACCCTGCGGGCCGCCAACGAACGAATCATTACCGGAAGCTTCATCCTCGCCTTGGCGATCTGGTTTTTCGCCGGCATCCTGGGCGCGTCGCTGATGCAAATCTGGCGCTCGCGCCAGCGCGCCTTCGCACTCGAACAAGAACGCACGCGCTTGGAAAACGAAATCGCCGTCGGCAAGCGAGTCGAGTCGGAGTTGCGCAAGGCGGCCTTTACCGACGAGCTCAGCGGTCTCCCGAATCGCGCGGCGTTCATGGAAAGTACGTCGGAGGCGATCGCACGGGCGAAGAGCGGCGTGCGTTACGCCGTTTTCTTCATCGACCTCGACCGTTTCAACATGATCAACGAGACGCTCGGGCACCCGTTCGGCGACGAGCTGCTCAAGAGCATCGCCGCACGTCTGCACGACCAGCTCGCTCCACGCGGATCGGTTTCGCGCCTCGGCGGCGATGAGTTCCTCGTCCTCGCGCCGGTCGACGATTCCGAACTCGGCGCGTACGCACAGCGCATGCTGGAGATCGTGCACGAACCGATGCTGCTCGGAGGACGGCTGCTCTACAGCGGCGCCTCGATCGGCGTCGTGGCGGTCGACCCGCAGTATCAGCGTCCCGAGGAGCTCCTGCGCGACGCCGACATTGCCATGTACGAAGCCAAGAGCCGAGGTCGCGGCTGTTACGCCGTCTTCGATACCGCGATGCGGACGCGCGTTGCGGCGGAGTCGGATCTCGAGAACGATTTGCGCCGGGCGATCGAGCGCCACGAGTTCGTTCCCTACTACCAGCCGATCTTTAACGTGCGCACCGATGCCGTCAGCGGATTCGAGGCGTTGGCTCGCTGGCGACGGCCCGGAAGCGGCGTGGTGGGGGCGGCCGAGTTCATCGGCTACGCCGAGCGCCGCGGCTTAGTCGACGCGATCGACACGGCGCTGATGGAAGACGTCTGTCGCGACGGCGCGGCGATCTTCGAAGCATTCCCCGACGCAACCGTCTCCGTCAACGTTTCGGCCGTACACCTCACGGTGCCCGACTTCGCCGCGAGTATCGATTCGGCGCTGCACGCATATTCGATGCGGCCCGAACAGCTCAAGCTCGAAATCACCGAAACCGCCATCATGCGCAATCCCGATCAAGCGCGCGCGACGTTACGGTTATTGCAAGGCAACGGCGTGAAAATCGTGCTCGACGATTTCGGCGCCGGTCACTCGTCGCTGGCGTATTTGCACCGCTTGCCGATCGAAGGCGTCAAAATTGACCAATCCTTTATCATGCCGCTGGCGACGGATCAAAACGCCGTGGCGATCGTGCGCAGCATCGTCGCACTTGCTAAAACGCTCGATCTTTATACCGTCGCCGAAGGCGTCGAAACGGCCGAGCATCTCGAGATCGTGCGCCAGATCGGCGTCGATCACGCGCAGGGCTTCTTCTTCTCAGCGGCGGTGCCGCTAGGTTCTGTGGTATCGAGCGCGGCCCGCACGACGGCCTAGCGCGCGCAGGTCACGATCCAGGCGTTTAAGTTGAGGTGCTTGAGGATGGCCGTCTCGCGATAGCGCGCGTCGGATGGGCACGTCTTGCTCGAGAACCGGCGTCGCGTGAGATTATACTCAACGTCAACGACGAGCGCATTGCGATCGGTGTACCGCGCGAACTGCCGGCACCATCCTTGGGCGAAGCACTGCTCGACGACGGCGAAGTCGAAGACTTTGGACAGGTCGGCCACTTGGTTGTTGTCGCCCTTTTCGTCGACCGTCAGGCCAAGCGCGTGCGCTTGGTTTGCGACCCACGTGTCGTACGCAAGCTGCTGGGCGTAGGTGAGATGGAATCCCGTCTTGTTGACGTAGCCGTCCAGATTGTCGGGATCCATGCCGTCGAACCCTTTGCGCTTGCAGAGTTGGAAGCGTTTGGTCATGATCGGCTCGAGCGCCGTCGTATCGGCGATATTCAGCCAGCGCTCGCCCGGCCATCCGCCGTCAGGCTTTCCGAGATCAGCTCTCGGAAACTGCGACGCGTCGGGGCGCCATCGCTCCCAGGTGCCCACGTCGACGTAACAGACGGCGCGGCGACCTCGCGCGTGAATCGTCGCGACGTCGTGCGCCGTCGTGTCTTGGTAGTCAACGTCGTAGATCTCGGCCGGTACGGTGAGATCGAGCTTTCCGCCGTACTGTATTTGATACGTCGAGTCGGCGGCTGGAATCCACCGCGTGCTTCGCGCTGCGTCGGGGGCCGGCAAGGGCGTTGGAGCGGCCGGCGCCGAGCACCCGGCGAGCAGGCCGGCGAGCAGAAACGCGGCGGGGATGCGAGCGGTCATCGTGAACCATTCGCGCCGTGAGACGTTTGGCTCTCCTCCTTCTTCTTCTGGCGCCGGCGTGTTCGAATGCGACGCCGTACTCCACGACGGTGGGCGTTCTGCGTCCGGGTGCGACGATGACGATTCGGGTGGCAGACGCGACGTTGGCGGCCTATCAGCCGGCCACGGGCCAACCTCGCGACCGGTTCACGGTCTCAGCCACCGCGCGGGGGAACTCGCCGCCGGCTGCACCCAAGATACGGCCCGCGGGTAAAGGGATCGTCATCGACGCTCCGCAGCCGCTGCAATCGCTGCTCGTGCGCGTTCCGGACAGCGTCGCCTTGATCGTGGACAGCCGCCACGGCGACGTTAGCGTCACCGACGTCAAGGGCAGCGCGCGCATCGTTGCGGCGGAAGGCAGCGTGCGCGTCTTCATGCGCGACGGTTACGCGCAGGCCGCGACGCAACACGGAAACGTGTCGGTTGCAATGGGCGCGACGACGTGGCCCGGTACGCTCGCGTTCTCGGCGGTCAATGGCGACGTCGAAGTCTCCGTCGAGGAAACGTCCGCGTTTCACGTACACTTGCACACCGATAGCGGAACGCTATTTACGGACTTTAACCTGCGCGGAACGTCGAACGGCTCGTCGGAGACGATCGACGGTGCCGTCAACGGCGGCGGAGCTCAGCGTATCGACGTCGAGGTGACGCGCGGCTCGATTCGACTGTTACGCCTGCACGCCCAAGCGTGACTGCGCGAGCAACGCTTCCCGGGCTTTGATTAGGCGCACCATCGCGTCGTTGTAGGGCGTCGGCGTTCCGGTGCGCCGGCCGAACGCGACCACGGCGCCGTTGATGTGATCGATCTCGCTGGGATGTCCCGATTCGAGATCGTAAGCCATCGAGCTTTTGGCGTCGGCTCCGAGCGCGATGACCTCAGTAACGTATTGCCACGGGCTGACGAACGGCAAGTGAATCTTCAGCGCGGCGGCGACGTTGGCCACTTCTTCGGCTAGGGCTTCGGCGAGCTGCGCGGCGTTGGGGTCGCGCGGAATCGCGCCGGCGTCGCAATCGAGCAGCGCCGAGAGTGCGTTGATCGCGGCGTTGGCAACGAGCTTACCCCACAAATGCGGACGGATGTCGTACACGACCGACGCCCGCAATCCGCTGCGGGTGAGCAAATCGGAGACCGATCGCGCGGTCGTGCGAGCCGCCGACGTCGAACCGATGATGGTGTTGCCGTCGCCGGAACTGCGCACGCGACCCGGCGCGGTCGTGAGCGACGATTCGGTGGTGATTCCGAGGATGACCGGCACGGCGCCGCCGAGCGCGGTTTTGATCGCGTCTTCATTGCCGACGCCGTTTTGGAGAGAAACGATCGGCGTGACTGGGTTGAGCTCGCCTGCGAACGGGCGCAGCGCCCGCAGGGTATCGACGGCTTTGACGAAGAGAAAGAGCACGTGCGAGTTGTAGAGCTCGCGCGGGTGAGCGGCCACCGAGACCCGTCGCGGCAGCCCGTCGTTGACCGCGAGGCCGTCGCGGCCGATCGCTTCGCCCAGCGTGCGATTGCTGTCGAGAATCGTGACGTCGCAGCTGCCGGCGAGATGGTAGCCGAAGAGCGTTCCCATCGCACCCGCTCCGATGATTCCGATGCGCGGCCGGGCCTCTTCAATCACGTCAGAACTGGTATTGCAGGCCGGCCGTGTTACGGCGTGAGGCGTGCGTCATATCGCGCTGCCCGAAAAAGATCTCCGTACCCGGCGCGATCCGGAAGTTACCGTAGAGGTCGATCATCGGGTAGGTAAGATCGTACACGCGCGTTTCGAGCCCGAACCCGCGACTGGACGTGTAGCGCAGCAGCGCTCCCATTTGCGAATAGAGAACGCCTCCGCCGATCTGGAAGTTCCCTTTGGACTGCTGCAGGACCGCATTCCACGTCGTGTTGTTGCCGATCGAGTTGGCCCCGAACATCAAACTCGTCGGTGCGTGCGGCAGCACGACGACGTTGAGATCGCCGAGCGGGCCTTGGCTGTGCGTCATCACGGGATTGAGTCCGGGGTTTTGCTGCGGCGCCAGGCCGCTCAAACGCAGCTGGAGACTGAAGATGTTGTGCACGAGACCGCCGAGCTTGCCCGAAAGCTTGGCGCGCAGGGCGGGCGACATTCCCGGGTGCGCCGGCTGCGGCGGCGTGCCGTTCCCGCTCGGCAACGGATATGGCGTTGCGCCGGGGATCAACTGCGGCGCCGGCGTCGCACCTTCGTCGACGCCGTAGACGTTGCTGGTTCCGCCGAGCTCGCCCAGGAGCGAGTTGGCCTTCTGCAGCGTTGCGTCGAGGTTCGCAACCGTGTTGCGCATCTGCGCTTGCGTCTGCGGATCGCCCGTTACCGAGCGCAAGTCGTGCGTGAGCAGCGCGAGGTTCTGCGTCGTATCGGCAACGCTCCGCGTCGTCGCCAAG
Protein-coding regions in this window:
- a CDS encoding endo alpha-1,4 polygalactosaminidase; its protein translation is MTARIPAAFLLAGLLAGCSAPAAPTPLPAPDAARSTRWIPAADSTYQIQYGGKLDLTVPAEIYDVDYQDTTAHDVATIHARGRRAVCYVDVGTWERWRPDASQFPRADLGKPDGGWPGERWLNIADTTALEPIMTKRFQLCKRKGFDGMDPDNLDGYVNKTGFHLTYAQQLAYDTWVANQAHALGLTVDEKGDNNQVADLSKVFDFAVVEQCFAQGWCRQFARYTDRNALVVDVEYNLTRRRFSSKTCPSDARYRETAILKHLNLNAWIVTCAR
- a CDS encoding GNAT family N-acetyltransferase; the protein is MQYDVVGELPVLKTSRLTLQIAGPDDAKRCARFNAENAEFLAPWEPILVSTSSDVQGLRAYRERAVSHARSGTGFSFAIFPASPDADSPILGWLNLTNVIHGVFEACTMGYKLDRRMQGQGYMTEAATAGIEFAFDVLNLHRIMAAYMPHNQRSAALLRRLGFTVEGVARDYLYIAGGWRDHVLTSLVNSDATAPGTGRQ
- a CDS encoding BTAD domain-containing putative transcriptional regulator encodes the protein MMLLAPASARLAPKTLRRARLERWISTQDGLPLRMIVAPAGMGKTTLLLQYLENSEKPGAYCALDPNATPETFFAAAGAGLGLRKPPTTYIELLVALRQIAAAKPFDFVIDDVGSGAPETIEMLLKLVENVPEGVSLIYGSRSRDVVQASKWVAQGTGALCDARRLAFDRNEVGFFADACGVSSSHADVARLLEESDGWAIVVSGAIRAAVEDERSLHDAYDHWRNAYGEVFLDFVTADAQRADDRDRALVMSLINGIGINDPDALRRLEAQGLFVINDGSGVRPLRAVQQARAVPTKGVDTSVPMVVRMLGRFSVAIAGRNVEWVRRRDQQIVKYLLLRPGATATRQELATLFWPGTNRQLAMQSVRTACSNIRKALAGAVGYARVERYFRAADNAVVVDLSNVVTDVGRFTAYSMAGDSSYERGDLADAANHYEAAEKIYAGRLLEDDPPEPWFASQTTALENRFAVVLERLAESAYEAGDIKHAAEYAYRAKVINPDQPQLARLLTQLKEPQRPA
- a CDS encoding tyrosine-type recombinase/integrase, giving the protein MKKRGNSSKRSAETGKTDGRFRDSTPIDPTVADFAVHVAMELRRAPRTVHEYSRDVEIFGAFLSGRDAADEDGEPFRGPFGSVFAKADASSLRRFIIELTRQRYSAAGIRRKLAVLRGFFGFLKREGKRGDNPALEIANIKLPQRLPKALDVSEVLRLIATRPPAGEPEERWRRDVAILELLYASGIRRAELVSINVADVSFEDRTIRVIGKGNKERIVFFNEATERALQAYLAVRPRCADGALFVSRQNRRLSYQQAGKVFATYVKLSGLEGKITPHTMRHSVATHLHKDGVDLMTIKDFLGHESIQTTQIYAKMTLEHVRKAYREHHPRDRAGKDRS
- a CDS encoding EAL domain-containing protein gives rise to the protein MIANNARSRVSQNDREFRSAQEVRLHEIETHIDDYFGKAIQLVETGAQTLGPVVDDSARVRQLVQELFRSRSTHQIYGVGAYYAPGAFSTANPDGLFSIYYSAARNGNTVEHLHDPNVVPPYTSYDWYRRAVRTPSGPRFSGPYWEGGRDYISTVQALRRDGKVVGVMAVDALTQTFRQENMASLLGPGDIAWIESSEGHDKVLVTTAPLPTDGDWIGNTILLHYTHAHIHIWSNAATLRAANERIITGSFILALAIWFFAGILGASLMQIWRSRQRAFALEQERTRLENEIAVGKRVESELRKAAFTDELSGLPNRAAFMESTSEAIARAKSGVRYAVFFIDLDRFNMINETLGHPFGDELLKSIAARLHDQLAPRGSVSRLGGDEFLVLAPVDDSELGAYAQRMLEIVHEPMLLGGRLLYSGASIGVVAVDPQYQRPEELLRDADIAMYEAKSRGRGCYAVFDTAMRTRVAAESDLENDLRRAIERHEFVPYYQPIFNVRTDAVSGFEALARWRRPGSGVVGAAEFIGYAERRGLVDAIDTALMEDVCRDGAAIFEAFPDATVSVNVSAVHLTVPDFAASIDSALHAYSMRPEQLKLEITETAIMRNPDQARATLRLLQGNGVKIVLDDFGAGHSSLAYLHRLPIEGVKIDQSFIMPLATDQNAVAIVRSIVALAKTLDLYTVAEGVETAEHLEIVRQIGVDHAQGFFFSAAVPLGSVVSSAARTTA
- a CDS encoding TonB-dependent receptor, whose amino-acid sequence is MRFLKSIPALLLAVSLLPLQTNAGTTGGIVGRVVDSATQAPLAGVTVIANAPTQTATSVTDASGTYRFLSLGPDAYTLTFSKDGYDPVSQPGLSVFADQVQTVNITLVKTLKTIARVTSQAAANLVKSGQVSDVYSVNAAGQAAAQGLTGSGSLNNAYGAIASVPGVYLSQGESGWWQELHIRGGDIDQVGFELDGIPVNRVYDNAPETMLSSLGSQEVQVYTGGVPAGSDAQGISGYVNQVLKTGTYPGYATAMLSAGYPAFYHQASVEVGGSTPDRNFSYYAGFGGSNQSFNYIDDNNGASIPNTFFYPVSFVPGWNCHQTACNIQKYTNGLVYTGAPSPLLATSGLGYSLVNQQLRDNIINLHFHIQKKNGGPPDDVQLFWMTSENHNDYFSSTDDFGANVVDAIYGPMYWDDTYGYNGAPMQPYNSANRFEYFFPQSQQHAFQSLLPTSLRDPNENGVSVSKLQYQHVFSPSEFLRVYGYSLYSTWNINGYNATAQPYYGWELPYFLPDHVYGFNLSYENQISSQHLLTASGSYTYSNPSRYDVTYYPSGWPVTNLVGKNNDCYDPSSGAQIGCYAGLSIHSGSNPYTDSSGTTTNPTPTLGYNCQTNPGTPACAAGAQWLVTDTSFHGALNQVRTAFSGYSIGDQWRPGDKWNVNLGLRLEDFQFMFGDTQLNDPARQFWFTKYNQEFCFAPNVNNNKPILRNNNGLGLCPTGTNPLAVQPQDPANTSTSIYGPLVNADGGQYTAARFEPRMGLTYTVDPLSVLRASFGIYARPPNSSWVQYNTLEQNLPAYLGSHFYGFGFNSPNHIIRPDTSYNYDMSWEHRFKNSQWSFKISPFYRSTRDQLQNFFIDPQGGLESGLNVGQQVTDGVEAAVQVGDFSRDGLSGQLAFTFTHSQIRYENFSNSTQNVINQLNNYIQQYNAYTGACAPGGKFYGKSQYGQALCGATVSGAASSPCYSTSLTSGYGPGAACTAAGVVKNPYYGQAGQNLFNPTAWYTTYDIIPGPVSAENGYAVPYVTSMILNYKHQKFTITNSYSFSSGSTYGGPAAWPGYAPDSCNQPHSKWIAAHGQAADPAACTGLLFIPDSFSGVFDNLGSFSEPWRLQMGIALQYDVSPKVTARLNFTNILDVCGQRGYKWDNPNVCVYSAPPTGFFYPAGNWYPNHASAVPPPQMQYPYDFFFNGANTGFLGVTQPLQITGSLQIKL